One window from the genome of Musa acuminata AAA Group cultivar baxijiao chromosome BXJ1-4, Cavendish_Baxijiao_AAA, whole genome shotgun sequence encodes:
- the LOC135644213 gene encoding neutral ceramidase-like — protein MANMWFYLLLLVSIQNIGGTQSDSTYLIGLGSYDITGPAADVNMMGYANAEQVASGVHFRLKSRAFIVAEPGGNRVVFVNLDACMASQLVTIKVLERLKSRYGDMYNDKNVAISGIHTHAGPGGYLQYVVYIVTSLGFVRQSFDVIVDGIEKSIIEAHENLRPGNIFVNNGELLDASINRSPSAYLNNPAAERSKFKYDVDKEMTLLKFVDDEWGPIGSFNWFATHGTSMSRTNSLISGDNKGAAARFMEDWAEQTGYAKGSDIVTGVRHSSLHRRVSMIIPQPHENFHKLRQLASSFLASGGRHLASSESVSQRVRNGQDGKPKFVSAFCQSNCGDVSPNVLGTFCIDTGLPCDFNHSTCNGKNELCYGRGPGYPDEFESTRIIGDRQFTKAVELFDKASEQVKGKVDYRQTYIDFSKLEVTLLSSDGGQEVVKTCPAAMGFAFAAGTTDGPGAFDFKQGDDKGNPFWKLVRNLLKTPSKEQVACQQPKPILLDTGDMDLPYDWAPAILPVQIIRIGQVVILCVPGEFSTMAGRRLRDAVRTVLTSDGNGEFDSNVHIVIAGLSNTYSQYVTTYDEYLIQRYEGASTLYGPHTLSGYIQEFKKLTSALLDGKIIESDLQPPDLLDKQISFLPPVVMDTTPYGVKFGDVGTDVPENSTFRPGDMVTATFWSACPRNDLLTEGTFSLVEILDGSSTWVPVYDDDDFSLRFKWSRPSRFSAHSHATIEWRIPETVAAGVYRLRHFGASKSLFGKIRHFTGTSRAFVVL, from the exons ATGGCAAACATGTGGTTTTACCTCTTGCTATTAGTTTCCATCCAGAACATTGGAGGAACTCAATCAGATTCAACATATTTAATTGGGCTTGGGAGCTATGACATAACAGGACCTGCAGCTGATGTCAATATGATGGGATATGCTAATGCTGAACAGGTTGCTTCTGGTGTCCATTTCAGACTGAAGTCCCGGGCATTTATTGTTGCAGAGCCAGGAGGGAATCGTGTAGTTTTTGTGAATCTTGATGCATGCATGGCATCTCAGCTTGTGACGATTAAAGTCCTTGAGAGACTAAAGTCAAG GTATGGGGACATGTACAATGACAAAAATGTAGCCATCAGTGGGATTCACACTCATGCTGGTCCTGGGGGTTACCTCCAATATGTTGTGTATATTGTAACATCTCTTGGATTTGTAAGGCAATCATTTGATGTCATTGTCGATGGCATCGAGAAAAGCATCATAGAAGCCCATGAAAATCTCCGTCCAGGAAATATCTTTGTCAACAATG GAGAACTCTTGGATGCTAGCATAAATCGCAGTCCTAGTGCCTACCTTAATAATCCTGCTGCGGAGCGAAGCAAATTCAAGTATGATGTTGACAAAGAAATGACTTTATTGAAGTTTGTAGATGATGAATGGGGTCCCATTGGGAGTTTTAACTGGTTTGCGACTCATGGTACTTCAATGAGTCGTACAAACTCCTTGATAAGTGGCGACAACAAAGGAGCTGCTGCACGTTTTATGGAGGACTGGGCAGAGCAAACGGGTTATGCTAAAGGAAGTGACATTGTCACTGGCGTTAGACATAGTTCACTTCATCGAAGGGTTTCGATGATAATTCCTCAACCACATGAGAACT TTCATAAGTTAAGGCAGCTGGCGTCCTCTTTCCTGGCATCAGGTGGAAGGCATTTAGCAAGCTCTGAAAGTGTCTCACAACGAGTCCGAAATGGGCAAGATGGCAAACCGAAATTTGTATCTGCCTTTTGTCAATCAAACTGTGGAGATGTGAGTCCAAATGTTCTCGGGACTTTCTGCATAGATACTGGACTTCCTTGTGATTTCAATCACAGTACCTGCAACGGGAAGAATGAACTTTGCTATGGACGAGGCCCAGG ATACCCAGATGAATTTGAAAGCACCAGGATCATTGGTGATAGGCAATTCACGAAGGCTGTTGAACTCTTTGATAAGGCTTCTGAGCAGGTAAAAGGAAAAGTTGACTATCGTCAGACCTACATAGATTTCTCAAAGCTTGAGGTCACACTTCTTTCGAGTGATGGAGGCCAGGAAGTTGTTAAAACATGTCCGGCAGCCATGGGATTTGCTTTTGCTGCAGGAACCACAGATGGTCCTGGAGCGTTTGATTTTAAGCAAGGGGATGACAAG GGTAATCCTTTCTGGAAACTGGTAAGAAATTTGTTGAAAACACCTAGCAAGGAGCAAGTTGCTTGTCAACAGCCAAAGCCGATCTTACTTGACACTGGTGATATGGATCTACCATATGATTGGGCG CCCGCGATACTTCCAGTGCAGATAATCCGAATAGGACAGGTGGTCATCCTCTGTGTACCTGGAG AGTTTTCTACAATGGCTGGGAGGCGCCTGCGAGATGCTGTTAGAACAGTACTTACCAGTGATGGCAATGGCGAATTTGATAGTAATGTTCACATTGTTATTGCTGGTCTATCAAACACATACTCTCAATATGTGACAACATATGATGAGTACCTGATCCAAAGATACGAG GGTGCATCGACTTTGTACGGTCCCCACACACTCAGTGGTTACATTCAGGAGTTCAAAAAGCTCACGTCTGCTCTCCTGGATGGCAAAATCATCGAATCTGACTTGCAACCTCCTGATCTCTTGGATAAACAGATCAGCTTTCTCCCTCCCGTCGTCATGGACACAACTCCATATGGTGTCAAGTTTGGGGATGTGGGCACCGATGTTCCTGAAAACTCCACGTTCAGGCCAGGTGACATGGTCACTGCAACATTCTGGTCTGCTTGCCCCAGGAATGACCTCCTGACCGAGGGCACATTTTCGCTGGTGGAGATCTTGGACGGCAGCAGTACTTGGGTTCCTGTATACGACGATGACGATTTCAGCTTGCGGTTCAAGTGGTCTAGACCTTCAAGGTTCAGTGCCCATAGCCATGCGACGATAGAGTGGAGGATCCCGGAAACAGTTGCTGCAGGTGTCTACCGACTAAGGCATTTCGGCGCATCAAAGAGTTTGTTTGGGAAAATTCGTCATTTCACTGGCACATCCCGTGCCTTTGTCGTGCTGTAG